Proteins encoded by one window of Lacerta agilis isolate rLacAgi1 chromosome 11, rLacAgi1.pri, whole genome shotgun sequence:
- the CCNH gene encoding cyclin-H isoform X2, with protein sequence MYHSSTQRRRWTFRGEEELVRRRADANRKFRCKAVANRKVQQTDPFLLEPHEELIICKYYEKRLLDFCSVFKPAMPRSVVGSACMYFKRFYLNNSVMEYHPRVIMLTCAFLACKVDEFNVSSTQFVGNLRESAVGQEKALEQILEYELLLIQQLNFHLIVHNPYRPFEGFLIDLKTRYPLLENPETLRKTADDFLNRVALTDACLLYTPSQIALTAILSSASRAGINMESYLSECLMLKENKASLSQLLDGMKCMKNLVKKYELPHPEGVALLKQKLEKCHSPELALNTNVKKRKGYEDEDYVTKKPKMEEDEWTDDDFID encoded by the exons ATGTACCACAGCAGCACGCAGCGGCGGCGCTGGACCTTCCGCGGCGAAGAGGAGCTGGTCCGGCGCCGGGCCGACGCCAACCGCAAGTTCCGGTGCAAAGCGGTGGCCAATAGGAAG GTTCAACAGACCGACCCGTTTCTTCTTGAGCCGCATGAAGAGTTGATCATTTGTAAATACTACGAAAAAAGGTTATTGGATTTCTGCTCTGTTTTCAAGCCAGCGATGCCTAGATCTGTGGTG GGATCAGCTTGCATGTACTTCAAGCGTTTTTACCTCAATAACTCAGTGATGGAGTATCATCCTCGGGTTATTAT gttAACATGTGCGTTTTTGGCGTGTAAAGTCGACGAATTTAACGTGTCCAGTACACAGTTTGTGGGCAACCTTCGTGAAAGTGCAGTAGGACAGGAAAAGGCCCTGGAACAGATCTTGGAATATGAGCTGCTACTTATACAGCAACTGAACTTCCACCTCATAGTGCATAACCCTTACAGACCATTTGAAGGCTTCTTGATTGATCTAAAG ACTCGTTACCCGTTGCTTGAGAATCCTGAGACACTGAGGAAGACTGCTGATGACTTTCTCAATCGGGTTGCTTTAACAGATGCCTGCCTTCTTTATACACCGTCTCAGATTGCTCTCACTGCCATCTTGTCCAGCGCATCGAGGGCAGGAATTAATATGGAAAG TTACTTGTCAGAATGCTTAATGCTGAAAGAGAACAAAGCTTCCCTCTCCCAGTTACTGGATGGGATGAAAT GCATGAAAAATCTGGTAAAGAAATATGAGCTACCGCATCCAGAAGGAGTTGCTCTTCTAAAGCAGAAGTTAGAGAAATGTCACAGCCCAGAACTTGCTCTTAATACGAATGT aaagaagagaaaaggttATGAAGATGAAGACTACGTAACAAAGAAACCCAAAATGGAGGAG GATGAATGGACAGATGATGATTTCATAGACTGA
- the CCNH gene encoding cyclin-H isoform X1 — MYHSSTQRRRWTFRGEEELVRRRADANRKFRCKAVANRKVQQTDPFLLEPHEELIICKYYEKRLLDFCSVFKPAMPRSVVGSACMYFKRFYLNNSVMEYHPRVIMLTCAFLACKVDEFNVSSTQFVGNLRESAVGQEKALEQILEYELLLIQQLNFHLIVHNPYRPFEGFLIDLKTRYPLLENPETLRKTADDFLNRVALTDACLLYTPSQIALTAILSSASRAGINMESYLSECLMLKENKASLSQLLDGMKCMKNLVKKYELPHPEGVALLKQKLEKCHSPELALNTNVKKRKGYEDEDYVTKKPKMEELAKSSYLLCWLQKFIGTGVKIVSLAELISSLGGLSVLLYFLDCNTALY; from the exons ATGTACCACAGCAGCACGCAGCGGCGGCGCTGGACCTTCCGCGGCGAAGAGGAGCTGGTCCGGCGCCGGGCCGACGCCAACCGCAAGTTCCGGTGCAAAGCGGTGGCCAATAGGAAG GTTCAACAGACCGACCCGTTTCTTCTTGAGCCGCATGAAGAGTTGATCATTTGTAAATACTACGAAAAAAGGTTATTGGATTTCTGCTCTGTTTTCAAGCCAGCGATGCCTAGATCTGTGGTG GGATCAGCTTGCATGTACTTCAAGCGTTTTTACCTCAATAACTCAGTGATGGAGTATCATCCTCGGGTTATTAT gttAACATGTGCGTTTTTGGCGTGTAAAGTCGACGAATTTAACGTGTCCAGTACACAGTTTGTGGGCAACCTTCGTGAAAGTGCAGTAGGACAGGAAAAGGCCCTGGAACAGATCTTGGAATATGAGCTGCTACTTATACAGCAACTGAACTTCCACCTCATAGTGCATAACCCTTACAGACCATTTGAAGGCTTCTTGATTGATCTAAAG ACTCGTTACCCGTTGCTTGAGAATCCTGAGACACTGAGGAAGACTGCTGATGACTTTCTCAATCGGGTTGCTTTAACAGATGCCTGCCTTCTTTATACACCGTCTCAGATTGCTCTCACTGCCATCTTGTCCAGCGCATCGAGGGCAGGAATTAATATGGAAAG TTACTTGTCAGAATGCTTAATGCTGAAAGAGAACAAAGCTTCCCTCTCCCAGTTACTGGATGGGATGAAAT GCATGAAAAATCTGGTAAAGAAATATGAGCTACCGCATCCAGAAGGAGTTGCTCTTCTAAAGCAGAAGTTAGAGAAATGTCACAGCCCAGAACTTGCTCTTAATACGAATGT aaagaagagaaaaggttATGAAGATGAAGACTACGTAACAAAGAAACCCAAAATGGAGGAG TTGGCCAAATCCAGTTACCTGCTTTGCTGGTTGCAGAAGTTCATAGGAACCGGAGTAAAGATTGTATCACTGGCAGAGTTGATAAGTAGCCTTGGTGGTTTGTCGGTACTACTGTACTTCCTTGACTGCAACACAGCACTGTACTGA
- the CCNH gene encoding cyclin-H isoform X3, whose product MYFKRFYLNNSVMEYHPRVIMLTCAFLACKVDEFNVSSTQFVGNLRESAVGQEKALEQILEYELLLIQQLNFHLIVHNPYRPFEGFLIDLKTRYPLLENPETLRKTADDFLNRVALTDACLLYTPSQIALTAILSSASRAGINMESYLSECLMLKENKASLSQLLDGMKCMKNLVKKYELPHPEGVALLKQKLEKCHSPELALNTNVKKRKGYEDEDYVTKKPKMEELAKSSYLLCWLQKFIGTGVKIVSLAELISSLGGLSVLLYFLDCNTALY is encoded by the exons ATGTACTTCAAGCGTTTTTACCTCAATAACTCAGTGATGGAGTATCATCCTCGGGTTATTAT gttAACATGTGCGTTTTTGGCGTGTAAAGTCGACGAATTTAACGTGTCCAGTACACAGTTTGTGGGCAACCTTCGTGAAAGTGCAGTAGGACAGGAAAAGGCCCTGGAACAGATCTTGGAATATGAGCTGCTACTTATACAGCAACTGAACTTCCACCTCATAGTGCATAACCCTTACAGACCATTTGAAGGCTTCTTGATTGATCTAAAG ACTCGTTACCCGTTGCTTGAGAATCCTGAGACACTGAGGAAGACTGCTGATGACTTTCTCAATCGGGTTGCTTTAACAGATGCCTGCCTTCTTTATACACCGTCTCAGATTGCTCTCACTGCCATCTTGTCCAGCGCATCGAGGGCAGGAATTAATATGGAAAG TTACTTGTCAGAATGCTTAATGCTGAAAGAGAACAAAGCTTCCCTCTCCCAGTTACTGGATGGGATGAAAT GCATGAAAAATCTGGTAAAGAAATATGAGCTACCGCATCCAGAAGGAGTTGCTCTTCTAAAGCAGAAGTTAGAGAAATGTCACAGCCCAGAACTTGCTCTTAATACGAATGT aaagaagagaaaaggttATGAAGATGAAGACTACGTAACAAAGAAACCCAAAATGGAGGAG TTGGCCAAATCCAGTTACCTGCTTTGCTGGTTGCAGAAGTTCATAGGAACCGGAGTAAAGATTGTATCACTGGCAGAGTTGATAAGTAGCCTTGGTGGTTTGTCGGTACTACTGTACTTCCTTGACTGCAACACAGCACTGTACTGA